One bacterium DNA segment encodes these proteins:
- a CDS encoding MerR family transcriptional regulator has product MTKSLTNAELGIEAVARRSGLSQHIIRIWERRYSVVRPIRTASNRRLYTEADVVRLALLNRAVHAGHRISDIATLPTPKLEQLVGKDFPNPAVTRFKDKGVSPNFIELALNAITKFDFARTGCNSVTR; this is encoded by the coding sequence ATGACAAAGAGTTTGACCAACGCCGAATTGGGAATCGAAGCAGTCGCACGGCGTTCCGGATTGAGTCAGCATATAATTCGCATCTGGGAACGGCGCTATTCTGTGGTGAGACCTATTCGAACCGCATCCAACCGAAGGCTCTACACCGAAGCCGATGTGGTGAGGCTCGCACTCCTCAATCGAGCTGTCCACGCAGGGCACCGAATCAGTGATATCGCGACACTTCCTACTCCCAAGCTCGAGCAGCTAGTCGGAAAGGACTTCCCAAATCCTGCAGTAACCAGATTCAAAGACAAGGGCGTGAGCCCGAATTTCATCGAGCTTGCGCTAAATGCGATTACAAAATTTGACTTCGCAAGAACTGGGTGCAATTCTGTCACACGCTGA
- a CDS encoding DUF378 domain-containing protein: protein MKSLDILAAILLVVGGLNWGLVGVLNFNLVATLLGDGTVLAKAVYVLVGIAAIYQAAGFKSIQSRWGVATRSY, encoded by the coding sequence ATGAAATCACTCGACATTCTTGCCGCAATCCTGCTGGTCGTCGGTGGACTGAATTGGGGGTTGGTTGGAGTCCTGAACTTCAATCTGGTAGCCACTCTACTCGGTGACGGAACTGTCCTTGCCAAGGCAGTATATGTCCTGGTTGGAATCGCAGCTATCTATCAAGCAGCCGGCTTTAAGTCGATCCAGAGCCGCTGGGGAGTCGCGACTCGCAGTTACTAG
- a CDS encoding cobalamin-dependent protein (Presence of a B(12) (cobalamin)-binding domain implies dependence on cobalamin itself, in one of its several forms, or in some unusual lineages, dependence on a cobalamin-like analog.) — protein MATAIIRNHVGALLASMRYPINRPSIVVATPAGQLHELGALVVAVAAALEGWRPVFLGSNLPADEIAGAVQKSGARAIALSVVFPFDDSKLPAELSRLRRILPESVSIMIGGRTAEAYKDTIASIHAFRVTDIDTFRLQLELLRSGRTTSSVKKPKRGR, from the coding sequence ATGGCTACCGCAATAATCCGGAATCATGTCGGCGCATTGCTGGCTTCCATGCGGTACCCAATCAACCGACCTTCAATCGTAGTTGCGACGCCAGCTGGACAACTGCACGAACTGGGTGCATTGGTAGTCGCGGTTGCTGCCGCCTTAGAAGGATGGCGCCCCGTCTTTCTCGGATCGAATTTGCCAGCTGATGAGATTGCTGGTGCCGTCCAAAAATCCGGCGCCCGTGCTATCGCCTTGAGCGTGGTGTTCCCGTTCGATGATTCCAAACTCCCGGCAGAGCTAAGTCGACTCAGGCGTATTCTTCCCGAGAGCGTCTCAATAATGATTGGCGGACGGACAGCTGAGGCATATAAGGATACAATCGCCTCAATCCACGCCTTCCGAGTGACAGATATTGATACGTTTCGACTTCAGCTGGAGCTGTTGCGATCAGGCAGAACAACGTCCTCAGTCAAGAAGCCGAAGAGGGGCCGTTAA
- a CDS encoding fasciclin domain-containing protein has product MEAKTTQKPMDIVETAVAAGSFNTLVAAVKAAGLVETLKSAGPFTVFAPTDEAFAKLPKGTVEALLADKAKLTSILTYHVVSGKVMAADVVKLTEAKTVNGQMAKVTASKDGVMIDGAKVITTDIVTSNGVIHVIDSVILPKDDAKK; this is encoded by the coding sequence ATGGAAGCCAAGACTACTCAGAAGCCGATGGACATAGTCGAAACCGCTGTCGCCGCCGGTTCGTTCAACACGCTCGTCGCAGCCGTAAAGGCTGCGGGTCTCGTGGAGACTCTCAAGAGTGCCGGACCTTTTACGGTGTTCGCTCCGACAGATGAAGCGTTCGCCAAGTTACCGAAAGGTACTGTTGAAGCCTTGCTCGCTGACAAGGCGAAACTCACTTCGATTCTTACCTATCACGTCGTTTCCGGTAAGGTCATGGCAGCTGATGTTGTGAAACTGACCGAAGCCAAGACCGTCAATGGACAAATGGCCAAGGTTACCGCCAGCAAAGATGGCGTTATGATCGACGGCGCCAAAGTGATCACGACTGATATCGTGACCTCCAATGGCGTAATCCATGTCATCGATTCGGTAATCCTGCCGAAGGACGACGCGAAGAAGTAA